One segment of Anatilimnocola aggregata DNA contains the following:
- a CDS encoding substrate-binding domain-containing protein, whose protein sequence is MTVRRLSAFLSFLCLGILACGGCSPAAVEPSGPSEPLIETGKVPINEKRPIGISVLTLNNPFFKVIADSVTADLAKEGYTTIVVAGELDVAKQQSQIEDFIAKGCSAIVLCPCDSKAIGPAIQKANTAGIPVFTADIACLAPQAKVVSHIATDNYGGGKQAGEAMIEALGGTGGKVVILDFKQAESCLLRVKGFKEVIAAYNEKNPDRKIDIVAELPGDGKRENGNKAAEDALQAHPDLVGIFAINDPSALGAYVALEKANKTAQVKIIGFDGQDDGKRAIRDGKIYADPIQYPERMGQLTAKSILEYFDGKSPPAEQLIPTELYRQADGQKDESLSK, encoded by the coding sequence ATGACCGTGCGACGTTTGTCTGCATTCTTGTCGTTCTTGTGCTTGGGAATTCTCGCGTGCGGCGGTTGCAGTCCTGCTGCCGTCGAACCGAGCGGCCCCAGCGAGCCTCTTATTGAAACGGGCAAAGTGCCAATCAATGAAAAGCGACCGATCGGCATCTCGGTTCTCACGCTGAATAATCCGTTCTTCAAGGTGATCGCCGATAGCGTGACGGCCGACCTTGCGAAAGAAGGCTACACGACAATCGTCGTGGCTGGCGAGTTGGACGTTGCCAAGCAGCAAAGCCAAATTGAAGACTTCATTGCCAAGGGTTGTTCGGCAATTGTACTCTGCCCCTGCGATTCCAAAGCGATCGGCCCAGCAATTCAAAAAGCCAACACTGCGGGCATTCCCGTCTTCACGGCAGATATTGCCTGCCTTGCGCCGCAGGCAAAAGTCGTCTCGCATATTGCCACCGATAATTACGGTGGCGGCAAACAGGCCGGCGAGGCGATGATCGAAGCGCTCGGGGGCACAGGGGGCAAGGTCGTCATTCTTGACTTCAAGCAAGCGGAATCGTGCTTGTTGCGCGTTAAAGGCTTTAAGGAAGTGATCGCTGCCTACAACGAGAAAAATCCTGACAGAAAGATCGACATCGTGGCCGAACTTCCCGGCGATGGCAAACGCGAGAACGGCAACAAGGCGGCGGAGGACGCCCTGCAAGCTCATCCCGATTTGGTCGGCATCTTTGCCATTAACGACCCCTCGGCACTGGGTGCTTATGTTGCGCTGGAAAAGGCAAACAAGACTGCGCAAGTGAAGATAATCGGCTTCGACGGTCAGGACGACGGCAAGCGGGCGATTCGCGACGGCAAGATTTACGCTGACCCAATTCAGTATCCTGAGCGGATGGGGCAACTCACCGCCAAGTCGATTCTGGAATATTTCGATGGCAAATCGCCACCAGCCGAGCAACTGATTCCCACCGAGCTCTATCGCCAGGCAGATGGGCAGAAAGATGAATCGCTGAGCAAGTAG
- a CDS encoding ABC transporter permease, with amino-acid sequence MPATAQNSNRYLAWLRWLLAEQAMLVALVILIAVLSVLTWDKQSPTGAVAGQVLAARISGQLATGNSVAILTRSTSEDLAFATELKAQLEQRGFRIPVIVNAEPPQARAALEAATLAGQKIDLIAASEVASSWTAVQRWAERQSQPVMILKPQPYYWPNFLKTDNLLNISNQIAVIAIIAIGMTMVIITGGVDLSVGSLIALSAVICTILLRDLAGGQSASLFATLACSLAAIGACALFGAVSGTFVTLLRVPSFIVTLAMMLLADGVAYNLSQGATIDEIPRAFMWLGKGTALVRIPNSAVLMIGLYVVAQFIMTKTIFGRHLYAVGGNLKAAWLCGVPVKRVTIAAYIICAALAGLGGVLMASQLGAGSPNYGSKHELMVIAAVVVGGTSLAGGRGTMWGTFIGALILAVIANGMNLVGLESKRQQIVLGMVILSAVLLDRMKRPPHE; translated from the coding sequence ATGCCTGCCACAGCCCAAAACTCGAATAGGTATCTTGCCTGGCTGCGCTGGTTGCTGGCCGAGCAGGCGATGCTCGTCGCGCTGGTGATTCTGATCGCGGTGCTCAGCGTGCTGACGTGGGATAAACAATCGCCGACCGGTGCAGTTGCTGGTCAAGTTTTGGCCGCCAGAATCAGCGGGCAACTGGCGACCGGCAACTCGGTGGCAATCCTCACGCGCAGCACCAGTGAGGATCTAGCCTTCGCCACTGAACTAAAGGCGCAACTAGAGCAACGGGGATTTCGGATTCCCGTGATAGTGAATGCCGAGCCGCCACAAGCTCGCGCGGCGCTTGAGGCCGCGACATTGGCGGGGCAAAAGATCGACCTGATCGCAGCCAGCGAAGTTGCCAGCAGTTGGACCGCCGTACAACGGTGGGCCGAGAGGCAGTCACAACCCGTGATGATCCTGAAACCGCAGCCCTATTATTGGCCCAACTTTCTGAAAACCGACAATCTGCTGAACATCAGCAACCAAATCGCCGTAATCGCGATCATTGCGATCGGGATGACTATGGTCATCATTACCGGCGGCGTCGATCTCTCGGTCGGCAGCTTGATCGCGCTCTCAGCTGTGATCTGCACTATTTTGCTCCGTGATCTGGCAGGTGGGCAAAGCGCATCGCTATTCGCCACATTGGCGTGCAGTCTGGCTGCGATTGGTGCCTGTGCCTTGTTTGGCGCAGTCTCCGGGACATTCGTCACGTTGCTCCGCGTGCCGTCGTTTATCGTTACGCTCGCAATGATGTTGCTGGCTGACGGAGTCGCCTACAACCTGTCGCAAGGAGCGACCATCGACGAAATTCCGCGGGCGTTCATGTGGCTGGGAAAGGGTACAGCGCTCGTCCGAATCCCCAATTCCGCGGTGTTGATGATTGGCTTGTATGTCGTCGCCCAGTTCATCATGACAAAAACAATCTTCGGCCGGCATTTGTACGCGGTCGGCGGCAACCTGAAGGCAGCCTGGCTGTGCGGTGTGCCGGTCAAGCGCGTGACAATCGCTGCCTATATCATTTGCGCTGCGCTGGCGGGCCTTGGTGGCGTGCTGATGGCATCGCAACTGGGGGCCGGCAGCCCCAATTATGGCTCGAAGCACGAACTGATGGTGATTGCAGCAGTCGTGGTTGGCGGGACTTCGCTGGCGGGTGGTCGCGGCACCATGTGGGGGACCTTTATCGGAGCGCTGATTCTGGCAGTGATCGCCAATGGCATGAATTTAGTTGGGTTGGAAAGCAAGCGGCAGCAGATTGTGCTGGGAATGGTTATTCTAAGTGCAGTCCTGCTCGACCGAATGAAGCGACCACCCCATGAATGA
- the ftsY gene encoding signal recognition particle-docking protein FtsY, whose protein sequence is MGIFDYFKKKPDELALPEAPQSASKPAAEAATPQSIFTRLQSALKKTHDVLNTDIRDLFKREGRLVDDEFLTELFAALVKTDMGVGPANKLRDRVKTDFRGRVVQMSDVLAAVKQELRGMLDQPGQQQALQFVTSGPTVILVVGVNGSGKTTTIAKLCQRFKDQGKKVVLGAGDTFRAAAVEQLTIWADRLGAEIVKAEPGADPASVAHRAVAKAVEVNADICIVDTAGRLQTQSNLMQQLEKIHRVMGKVIPDAPHEVLLVLDGTAGQNAISQAQGFSSAAKCTGIVLTKLDGTAKGGVVVAIREKFAIPVKFVGLGEKAADLAEFNAQQFVDALFEDLV, encoded by the coding sequence ATGGGAATTTTTGACTATTTCAAGAAGAAGCCCGATGAGCTTGCTTTGCCCGAGGCACCACAGTCGGCCAGCAAACCCGCAGCAGAAGCGGCAACTCCGCAGAGCATCTTCACCCGCCTGCAGTCGGCGCTGAAGAAAACGCACGACGTCCTCAACACCGATATTCGCGACTTGTTCAAGCGCGAGGGTCGGCTCGTAGATGACGAGTTCCTGACGGAACTGTTCGCCGCCCTGGTGAAGACCGATATGGGTGTCGGCCCTGCCAACAAGCTGCGCGATCGGGTGAAAACCGATTTTCGCGGGCGCGTGGTGCAAATGAGTGATGTGCTAGCGGCCGTGAAGCAGGAACTGCGCGGCATGCTCGACCAACCAGGCCAACAGCAAGCATTGCAGTTCGTCACCAGCGGGCCCACAGTTATCTTGGTGGTGGGCGTGAATGGCTCCGGCAAGACCACTACAATCGCTAAACTTTGCCAACGCTTCAAAGATCAGGGTAAAAAGGTTGTCCTCGGCGCTGGAGATACCTTTCGCGCGGCGGCTGTTGAACAGCTGACGATCTGGGCCGATCGCTTGGGCGCGGAAATTGTCAAAGCCGAGCCGGGCGCGGATCCAGCGAGTGTTGCTCATCGCGCGGTGGCGAAGGCCGTCGAAGTGAATGCGGATATCTGCATTGTCGATACCGCTGGACGCTTGCAGACCCAGTCGAACTTGATGCAGCAGCTCGAGAAAATCCATCGGGTGATGGGCAAAGTCATACCGGATGCGCCACACGAAGTGCTGCTGGTGTTGGATGGAACTGCGGGGCAGAACGCAATCAGCCAGGCTCAGGGTTTTTCGTCAGCCGCCAAGTGTACGGGCATTGTGCTCACCAAGCTCGATGGCACTGCCAAGGGTGGTGTGGTGGTTGCCATTCGGGAAAAGTTCGCGATCCCAGTCAAGTTCGTGGGGCTTGGGGAAAAGGCTGCGGATCTGGCAGAGTTTAACGCGCAGCAGTTTGTCGATGCCCTGTTCGAGGACCTTGTGTGA
- a CDS encoding serine/threonine protein kinase, which translates to MRLSAQSEPRLSVNPGDVTLDAPSDPSSDNGSEQVCRLHLREGNSTAVRSEVTHLLRSRLRSASLLIFAALAVFLVWHTLSFDRWDRVIYVVNYAAHIVATLILGMLGFLLCTRREFTLSELRWIEIATFFVPAGFFATLHYSRATYFAENYGMHPEVAAAWLLPIYIYALFIPNTWQRAAVFIGVLSGLPVLLIALSAITHVQSAEVLLEQWDTVVVTVLVMAIAAVSSVWGVHTINTLRSEVYQAKRLGQYQLKQLIGSGGMGEVYLAEHQLMKRPCAIKVIRPEKAGDPKVLARFEREVQATARLSHWNTIDIFDYGRADDGTFYYVMEYLPGMNLSELVRRFGPLPPGRAIYLIRQACDALQEAHDLGLVHRDIKPANIFAASRGGVCDVVKLLDFGLAKPLTDLNAAHLTADGTITGSPLFMSPEQATGDTEPDSRSDVYSLGAVLYYLVTGKPVFEDDKPLKIMFKHAHETPVRPSLVRTDLAGDLEMIVLRCLEKNSGQRFQSASDLAAALDRCHDSGTWTREHAREWWQENEVPIERIPELSA; encoded by the coding sequence GTGAGACTTTCGGCCCAGTCCGAGCCCCGACTTTCCGTCAACCCCGGCGACGTTACGCTCGATGCGCCGTCGGATCCCAGTTCGGACAACGGCAGCGAACAAGTCTGCCGTCTCCATCTGAGGGAAGGAAATAGCACAGCTGTTCGCTCGGAAGTTACGCACCTACTCCGGTCGCGTCTCCGTTCCGCTTCGCTGTTAATCTTCGCAGCGCTAGCCGTTTTTCTCGTCTGGCACACGCTGTCGTTCGACCGATGGGATCGGGTGATCTATGTCGTTAACTACGCGGCCCATATCGTTGCCACACTGATCCTTGGAATGCTTGGCTTTCTGCTCTGCACCCGGCGAGAATTCACTCTCTCCGAGCTCCGCTGGATTGAGATTGCCACGTTTTTTGTACCAGCCGGTTTCTTCGCCACGCTCCATTACAGCCGGGCGACGTATTTTGCAGAAAACTATGGCATGCATCCCGAAGTGGCCGCGGCCTGGCTTCTGCCGATTTACATTTATGCCTTGTTCATTCCCAACACTTGGCAACGAGCAGCGGTGTTTATCGGCGTGCTCTCGGGGTTGCCGGTGCTGCTGATTGCGCTTTCGGCAATTACACACGTCCAAAGTGCCGAAGTCTTGCTGGAACAGTGGGACACGGTCGTAGTTACTGTCTTGGTGATGGCGATTGCTGCCGTCAGTTCGGTTTGGGGTGTCCACACCATCAACACTCTTCGCAGCGAGGTCTATCAGGCCAAACGCCTCGGCCAATATCAGCTGAAGCAACTGATCGGCAGCGGTGGCATGGGCGAAGTCTATCTCGCCGAACATCAGCTGATGAAGCGCCCCTGCGCGATCAAGGTGATTCGTCCAGAGAAGGCCGGAGACCCCAAGGTTCTTGCCCGCTTCGAACGCGAAGTGCAGGCGACTGCGCGACTTTCGCACTGGAACACCATCGACATCTTCGATTATGGCCGGGCCGACGACGGCACGTTTTACTACGTCATGGAATACTTGCCCGGCATGAATTTGTCGGAATTGGTTCGCCGCTTTGGTCCACTTCCTCCTGGCCGCGCGATCTATCTGATTCGCCAGGCCTGCGATGCGTTGCAAGAAGCCCACGATTTGGGACTCGTCCACCGAGATATCAAACCCGCCAACATTTTTGCCGCTTCGCGCGGCGGCGTGTGTGATGTTGTTAAGCTTCTCGACTTCGGCCTTGCTAAACCGCTGACCGACCTCAACGCGGCGCATTTGACCGCCGATGGAACCATCACCGGTTCGCCTTTGTTCATGTCTCCGGAACAAGCCACGGGCGACACAGAGCCCGATTCGCGCAGCGACGTCTATTCGCTTGGGGCGGTTCTGTATTATCTGGTCACGGGTAAGCCAGTCTTCGAGGACGATAAGCCGCTGAAGATTATGTTCAAGCATGCCCACGAGACGCCGGTTCGGCCTTCGCTCGTGCGCACCGATCTGGCTGGCGACCTCGAGATGATCGTTCTCCGGTGCCTGGAGAAGAATTCCGGCCAACGTTTTCAATCTGCCTCTGACCTGGCTGCCGCACTTGATCGGTGCCACGACTCCGGCACTTGGACGCGTGAACACGCCCGCGAGTGGTGGCAAGAAAACGAAGTCCCGATTGAACGCATTCCCGAACTCAGCGCCTAG
- the nusB gene encoding transcription antitermination factor NusB — MTRRSRAREVVLQVLFEDDLNPDRKTIQADDFMRNRLNQDQELLDFARRLVAGVRKNRIELDDLLKQTADNWSLERMAVIDRNILRLGAYEMLHSDTPERVAINEAVELAKRFGAKQSFHFVNGILDRFVKERRETGKSEQAEK, encoded by the coding sequence ATGACTCGCCGTAGCCGAGCGCGAGAAGTCGTGCTGCAAGTTTTATTCGAAGACGATTTGAACCCGGATCGGAAGACGATTCAGGCCGACGATTTCATGCGCAATCGCCTGAATCAGGACCAGGAATTGCTCGATTTTGCTCGCCGACTGGTGGCGGGAGTGCGAAAGAACCGGATCGAACTCGACGACCTCCTGAAGCAGACAGCTGATAATTGGAGCCTCGAGCGGATGGCGGTGATCGACCGGAATATCCTCCGGCTGGGCGCTTATGAGATGCTCCACTCCGATACGCCCGAGCGAGTGGCGATCAATGAAGCGGTCGAACTGGCCAAACGTTTCGGGGCCAAACAATCGTTCCACTTCGTCAACGGAATTCTCGACCGGTTCGTTAAGGAACGTCGGGAAACGGGCAAGTCAGAACAGGCGGAAAAGTAA
- a CDS encoding LssY C-terminal domain-containing protein codes for MNEVPATSESAAPVSPKNSRSEWKTAVLVFLGIVATYFLVAYVVMPLVWKRYAHRHPGLDNTPGMTVAADGHLGDPINVALVSAEADLKPVMEAAGWFPADPLGVRADLKIAADTVLSREYRAAPVSNLFLYGRKEDFAFEKPVGNNPRQRHHVRFWKSAQLDDQNRPLWVGSAAYDSHVELSRTTGQITHHISPDVDAERDLLFGDLQQTGRLVDVQLIADFHKTKSGKNGGGDPWHTDGALMQGTIRPATSP; via the coding sequence ATGAATGAAGTACCTGCGACCTCCGAATCTGCCGCGCCCGTCTCACCCAAGAATTCCCGTTCTGAATGGAAAACGGCTGTGCTCGTGTTCCTCGGCATTGTGGCGACGTATTTTTTAGTTGCCTACGTAGTGATGCCTCTGGTGTGGAAGCGTTACGCACATCGGCATCCGGGGCTCGATAATACTCCGGGCATGACTGTCGCCGCCGACGGGCACTTGGGCGATCCGATTAACGTGGCCCTCGTTAGTGCCGAAGCTGATTTGAAACCGGTGATGGAAGCCGCGGGCTGGTTTCCGGCCGATCCCTTGGGAGTGCGCGCTGACCTGAAGATTGCCGCCGATACGGTCCTCTCGCGCGAGTACCGAGCGGCCCCAGTCAGCAATTTGTTCTTGTATGGCCGCAAGGAAGACTTTGCCTTTGAAAAGCCGGTCGGCAACAATCCGCGTCAGCGGCACCATGTGCGCTTTTGGAAATCGGCTCAATTGGACGATCAAAATCGTCCTCTGTGGGTGGGTTCGGCTGCGTATGACTCGCATGTCGAGTTGAGTCGTACGACCGGCCAGATCACCCACCACATTTCCCCAGATGTCGATGCCGAGCGAGACCTGCTGTTTGGCGACTTGCAGCAGACCGGGCGGCTGGTCGATGTGCAGTTGATTGCCGATTTTCACAAAACCAAATCAGGCAAGAACGGCGGAGGGGATCCTTGGCACACCGACGGCGCGCTGATGCAAGGCACAATTCGGCCAGCTACTTCGCCTTGA
- the prfB gene encoding peptide chain release factor 2 (programmed frameshift), protein METEWYSRVSTLQVRVGQLRDSLDYDNKLRKVREIEERMVAPEFWNNQEKARDVMAQLKALLAVTKPLQRVVKGTADLPGLLEMAESDDSLSSEVANEIGELESLVDELELQALLNGPHDSAGAIMSIYARDGGTDANDWAEMLLRMYMQYAAKAGFEFVVLDRLDNDQAGINSATVAIRGPMAYGFLKGENGIHRLVRISPFNSEGKRQTSFAAVDVAPEINDESEIVVDWAKDVREETMRAGGAGGQHVNKTESAIRLMHYETGIEVKCQNERSQHQNRALARKMMLARLARLADEKREAEKDLQYKAKSKVGFGSQIRNYFLHPDQRVKDQRTGYLVSNFHTVLDGNIQGFIDSYLRWRMKRGGEDIGTAGDDDE, encoded by the exons ATGGAAACTGAATGGTACAGCCGCGTTAGTACGCTGCAGGTCAGGGTCGGTCAACTTCGAGACAGTCTT GACTACGACAACAAGCTGAGAAAAGTAAGGGAAATTGAAGAGCGGATGGTCGCGCCCGAATTCTGGAACAACCAGGAGAAGGCCCGCGATGTCATGGCCCAATTGAAGGCCTTGCTCGCCGTCACCAAGCCACTGCAACGCGTGGTCAAGGGGACTGCCGATTTGCCCGGCCTGCTCGAAATGGCCGAATCCGACGACAGTCTCTCCAGCGAAGTCGCCAACGAAATCGGCGAGCTCGAATCCCTGGTCGACGAACTCGAACTGCAGGCGCTACTCAACGGCCCGCACGATTCTGCTGGCGCGATCATGAGTATTTACGCGCGCGACGGCGGCACAGACGCCAACGACTGGGCCGAAATGCTGCTGCGGATGTACATGCAATATGCGGCGAAAGCTGGTTTTGAATTCGTCGTGCTTGACCGGTTGGATAACGACCAGGCAGGCATCAACAGCGCGACAGTCGCCATTCGTGGTCCGATGGCGTACGGATTTCTCAAAGGTGAAAACGGCATTCACCGACTGGTGCGCATCAGCCCGTTCAACTCGGAAGGAAAGCGACAGACGAGTTTTGCTGCGGTTGACGTCGCACCCGAGATCAACGACGAATCGGAAATTGTGGTCGATTGGGCCAAGGATGTGCGCGAAGAAACGATGCGAGCCGGCGGTGCCGGCGGACAGCACGTGAATAAGACGGAGAGTGCGATTCGGCTGATGCACTACGAAACGGGCATTGAAGTGAAATGCCAGAACGAACGGAGCCAGCACCAGAACCGCGCTCTCGCGCGAAAGATGATGCTCGCTCGTTTGGCCCGCTTGGCTGATGAAAAGCGTGAAGCCGAGAAAGATCTGCAGTACAAAGCCAAATCAAAGGTCGGCTTCGGCTCACAGATTCGCAATTACTTCTTGCATCCCGACCAACGAGTCAAAGATCAGCGCACTGGTTATCTGGTAAGCAACTTCCACACGGTGCTTGATGGCAACATTCAGGGCTTCATCGACTCGTACTTGCGCTGGCGGATGAAGCGCGGCGGGGAAGATATCGGGACTGCTGGGGACGACGATGAGTAG